From the Leptolyngbya sp. O-77 genome, one window contains:
- a CDS encoding quinone-dependent dihydroorotate dehydrogenase: protein MRFPLGINLGKSKVTPLESAAEDYLGSFRLLQNCGNYFVVNVSSPNTPGLRSLQDADQLDRILGLLQQENAGQKPLLVKIAPDLDEGAIADILALCQTHHLAGIIATNTTVQRDRLHTQRLATTGKLLTEEAGGISGAPLRQRSTEIIRLIYQKTSGTLPIIGVGGIFTAEDAWEKITAGASLVQVYTGWFYEGPWMVRRILDGLAQKLEAHGLSHIERAIGQNT from the coding sequence TTGCGGTTTCCCTTGGGGATTAATCTGGGCAAGTCCAAAGTGACCCCGCTGGAGTCTGCGGCAGAAGATTATCTCGGCAGCTTCCGGCTGCTTCAGAATTGCGGTAACTACTTTGTGGTGAATGTGTCTTCGCCCAACACGCCTGGATTGCGATCGCTCCAGGATGCCGACCAGCTTGACCGCATTTTGGGGCTATTGCAGCAAGAAAATGCAGGGCAAAAACCGCTGCTGGTGAAGATTGCGCCGGATCTCGACGAGGGGGCGATCGCCGATATTCTTGCCCTCTGCCAAACCCATCACCTGGCGGGGATCATCGCGACTAACACAACCGTTCAGCGCGATCGCCTCCACACCCAGCGCCTCGCTACAACAGGGAAACTGCTCACGGAAGAGGCCGGCGGCATCAGCGGCGCACCCCTCCGCCAACGCTCCACGGAAATCATCCGACTGATTTATCAGAAGACCAGCGGAACCCTGCCCATCATTGGGGTTGGCGGTATTTTCACCGCTGAGGATGCCTGGGAAAAAATTACTGCGGGTGCGAGCCTAGTACAGGTCTACACGGGCTGGTTTTATGAAGGACCGTGGATGGTGCGCCGCATCCTCGACGGCCTCGCCCAAAAACTAGAGGCGCACGGTTTGAGCCACATCGAAAGGGCGATCGGGCAGAATACCTAA
- a CDS encoding DUF3531 family protein gives MRVEFRECDFFNLWIWLEFTLPPSAMEQQYIDEIFNSWFFLGKLGGFNAENLQVQDTGLDISYLDYDNDQADESLMSLMHNMGEVEYEGNWARCWIDMGTSDALALDVLINSLKQFSKDYVTIERLIIGGENADWKIPRPAATPAL, from the coding sequence ATGCGCGTCGAATTTCGAGAATGCGACTTTTTCAACCTGTGGATCTGGTTAGAATTCACGTTGCCGCCGTCCGCAATGGAGCAGCAATACATCGATGAGATCTTTAACTCCTGGTTTTTCCTGGGCAAACTGGGCGGATTCAATGCCGAAAACTTGCAGGTGCAGGACACTGGGCTGGATATCAGTTATTTGGACTATGACAATGACCAGGCCGATGAAAGCCTCATGTCGCTGATGCACAACATGGGCGAAGTCGAGTACGAAGGCAACTGGGCCCGCTGCTGGATCGATATGGGGACTAGCGATGCCCTAGCGCTGGACGTGTTAATCAACAGTCTGAAGCAGTTCAGCAAGGACTATGTGACGATCGAGCGGCTCATTATTGGCGGCGAAAACGCAGACTGGAAAATTCCCCGCCCCGCAGCAACCCCGGCTTTGTAG
- a CDS encoding DNA-directed RNA polymerase subunit beta' — MTEQSSIQRSEKPVVFRNRVIDKKQLRRLIAWAFTHYGTARTAQVADELKDLGFKFATRAGVSISVDDLQVPPSKRKLLDEAEDEIRKTEERYTRGDITEVERFQKVIDTWNSTNEDLTSAVVRNFRESNPLNSVYMMAFSGARGNISQVRQLVGMRGLMANPQGEIIDLPIKTNFREGLTVTEYIISSYGARKGLVDTALRTADSGYLTRRLVDVAQDVIIRELDCNTERGIPIRSMTDGERVLIPLKDRLLGRVPAEDVIHPETGEVIVPRNEPISDDMAEEIGRAKVEEVVVRSPLTCQASRSVCQRCYGWSLAHAHLVDMGEAVGIIAAQSIGEPGTQLTMRTFHTGGTVTGEQAPTIRASFNGTVHLKLRRKDEVLRSRPFRTRHGEDALIIESPSVEVIVEHGSRKESHTITQGSILFAQEGQSVVTDQILAELPATGRVRKVTEKASKDVASDLAGEVKFADLVPEEKRDRQGNITRIAQRGGLLWVLSGEVYNLPPGAEPVVKNGDRVEANSILAKTKLVTENGGTVRLPQDGEGKAGREVEIITASVLLDQARVIAESQQGREHYIIETQHNQRFSLIATPGTKVVNKQVVAELIDDRYHTQTGGIIKFSGIELEKRGKAKQGYEVVKGGTILWIPEESHEVNKDISLLLVEDGQFVEAGTEVVKDIFCQSSGVVEVTQKNDILREIVIKPGELHMVDNPEAVMSRNGTIANPGEELLPGLELTDLRYVEYVDSPEGPALLLRPVTEFSVPDEPSVPSQSSTSEESGRAIQLRAVQRTMYKDGERVKSVEGLELLRTQLVLEIDQDAQLAADIELVPDESDPELLRLQLVILESLVIRRDVPADQTQGSTLTTLLVKDGDQISPGDEVARTEILCKEGGEVRGVGSNESARRILVVRESDKLTVDTQGKTPSVKAGDLLVAGAAIADGVTIEESGQVLSVSDSQVQLRLARPYRVSAGAVLHIDDGDLVQRGDNLVLLVFERAKTGDIIQGLPRIEELLEARKPKEACVLARRPGTAQVVYSDDDTVQVKVVEADGVITEYPIGPGQNMLIIDGQEVGAAEPLTDGPANPHEILEIFFDLHRETLGVHEASLISLEKVQTFLVNEVQSVYQSQGIEISDKHIEVIVRQMTSKARVDDGGDTTMLPGELVELHQIQQVNEAMSITGGAPAEYTPVLLGITKASLNTDSFISAASFQETTRVLTEAAIEGKSDWLRGLKENVIIGRLIPAGTGFNAYEESTSVDLDALDDMGLNDVVLDDLTARSYDLDSGFDVFPPPEGLGMREGTEFPRPSHGFGDDAFSGVLEDDELADEYADDEDDEDDEDED, encoded by the coding sequence ATGACAGAGCAAAGTTCGATTCAACGATCCGAAAAGCCCGTCGTGTTTCGCAATCGCGTGATCGATAAAAAGCAGTTGCGGCGACTGATTGCCTGGGCCTTCACCCACTACGGGACTGCCCGCACCGCACAGGTAGCCGACGAGCTAAAGGATTTGGGCTTCAAGTTTGCTACGCGGGCGGGGGTGTCGATTAGTGTAGACGACTTGCAGGTTCCGCCCAGCAAGCGCAAACTGCTCGACGAAGCCGAAGACGAAATCCGCAAAACGGAGGAGCGCTATACTCGCGGCGACATCACCGAAGTAGAGCGCTTCCAGAAGGTGATCGACACCTGGAACAGCACCAACGAAGACCTAACCAGTGCGGTGGTTCGCAACTTCCGCGAGAGCAACCCGCTCAACTCGGTTTACATGATGGCGTTCTCCGGCGCACGGGGAAATATCTCCCAGGTGCGTCAGTTGGTGGGGATGCGCGGTCTGATGGCGAATCCGCAGGGGGAAATTATTGACCTGCCGATTAAAACCAACTTCCGCGAAGGGCTGACAGTCACGGAGTACATCATCTCCTCCTACGGGGCGCGCAAAGGTCTGGTAGACACGGCGCTGCGGACGGCAGACTCCGGCTACCTTACCCGTCGTCTGGTGGACGTGGCGCAGGACGTGATTATTCGCGAGCTAGACTGCAACACGGAGCGCGGTATTCCCATCCGCAGCATGACGGACGGGGAGCGGGTGTTGATTCCGCTGAAGGATCGGCTGCTGGGTCGCGTGCCTGCGGAGGATGTAATTCATCCCGAAACGGGTGAGGTGATTGTTCCGCGCAATGAGCCAATTTCTGACGATATGGCAGAAGAAATTGGTCGAGCCAAGGTAGAGGAAGTGGTCGTGCGATCGCCCCTCACCTGCCAGGCCTCGCGCTCCGTCTGCCAGCGCTGCTACGGCTGGAGTCTGGCCCATGCCCACCTAGTAGACATGGGCGAAGCCGTGGGCATCATCGCGGCACAGTCGATCGGCGAACCCGGCACCCAGCTCACGATGCGGACGTTTCACACGGGCGGCACGGTGACCGGCGAACAAGCTCCGACGATCCGCGCCAGCTTCAACGGCACCGTCCACCTGAAGCTAAGGCGTAAGGACGAAGTGCTGCGCTCTCGCCCCTTCCGCACCCGCCACGGCGAAGACGCGCTGATTATCGAATCGCCCTCGGTCGAGGTGATTGTGGAGCATGGCAGCCGCAAAGAGTCCCACACAATTACTCAAGGTTCCATTCTGTTTGCCCAAGAAGGTCAATCAGTGGTGACCGATCAAATCCTGGCGGAACTGCCCGCGACGGGTCGCGTCCGCAAGGTGACGGAAAAAGCCAGTAAGGACGTGGCTTCTGACCTGGCTGGTGAGGTGAAATTTGCTGACCTGGTGCCCGAAGAGAAGCGCGATCGCCAGGGCAACATTACCCGCATTGCCCAGCGGGGCGGTTTGCTATGGGTGCTGTCGGGCGAGGTGTATAACCTGCCGCCAGGCGCAGAACCCGTCGTCAAGAATGGCGATCGCGTCGAAGCCAACAGCATCCTCGCCAAAACCAAGCTCGTCACCGAAAACGGCGGGACAGTGCGCCTGCCCCAAGATGGTGAAGGCAAAGCGGGGCGCGAGGTCGAAATCATCACCGCATCGGTGCTGCTCGATCAGGCCCGCGTCATTGCTGAAAGCCAGCAAGGTCGCGAACACTACATCATCGAAACGCAGCACAACCAGCGCTTCTCCCTGATTGCCACACCCGGCACCAAGGTTGTCAATAAGCAGGTTGTCGCAGAACTGATTGACGACCGCTATCACACCCAAACGGGCGGCATCATCAAATTCTCTGGCATCGAGCTAGAAAAGCGCGGCAAAGCCAAGCAGGGCTATGAAGTCGTCAAGGGCGGCACGATTCTCTGGATTCCTGAAGAATCCCACGAAGTCAACAAAGACATTTCGCTGCTGCTGGTCGAAGACGGGCAGTTTGTGGAAGCGGGCACCGAAGTGGTCAAAGACATCTTCTGCCAGAGCAGCGGCGTAGTGGAAGTGACCCAAAAGAACGACATTCTGCGGGAAATCGTGATCAAGCCCGGCGAACTGCACATGGTCGATAACCCAGAAGCCGTCATGAGCCGCAACGGCACGATCGCCAACCCTGGCGAAGAACTGCTGCCTGGACTTGAACTGACGGATCTGCGCTACGTCGAATATGTCGATTCGCCCGAAGGTCCAGCACTGCTGCTGCGTCCGGTGACGGAATTCTCTGTGCCCGACGAGCCTTCGGTGCCCAGTCAGTCTTCAACCAGCGAGGAGTCGGGTCGTGCAATTCAACTCCGGGCAGTGCAGCGGACGATGTATAAGGACGGTGAGCGCGTCAAGTCGGTCGAAGGGCTGGAACTGCTACGGACTCAGCTAGTGCTGGAGATTGATCAAGATGCACAACTGGCCGCAGATATCGAGCTAGTGCCTGATGAATCTGATCCTGAACTGCTGCGCCTTCAGTTGGTGATTCTGGAATCACTGGTGATTCGTCGCGACGTGCCTGCCGACCAAACCCAGGGCAGCACGCTGACCACGCTGCTGGTGAAAGACGGGGATCAGATCTCGCCAGGAGACGAAGTGGCCCGCACCGAGATCCTATGTAAGGAAGGTGGCGAGGTGCGCGGTGTCGGCAGCAACGAATCAGCCCGCCGGATTCTGGTGGTTCGTGAGTCGGATAAGCTGACGGTTGATACGCAGGGCAAAACGCCTAGCGTTAAAGCGGGCGATTTGCTGGTAGCCGGAGCGGCGATCGCCGATGGAGTCACCATTGAAGAGTCGGGCCAAGTCCTGTCGGTGAGCGATTCCCAGGTGCAACTGCGACTGGCGCGTCCCTATCGCGTGTCGGCAGGTGCCGTGCTGCACATCGATGACGGCGACCTGGTGCAACGGGGCGATAACCTGGTGCTGCTGGTGTTTGAACGCGCCAAGACTGGAGACATCATCCAGGGTCTACCCCGGATTGAAGAACTGCTAGAAGCCCGCAAACCCAAAGAAGCCTGCGTGCTGGCGCGGCGGCCGGGCACGGCGCAGGTGGTCTACAGCGACGACGACACGGTGCAGGTAAAGGTCGTGGAAGCGGACGGCGTAATCACCGAGTATCCCATCGGACCGGGACAGAACATGCTGATCATTGACGGGCAGGAGGTTGGTGCAGCCGAACCGCTGACGGACGGTCCCGCTAATCCCCACGAGATCCTGGAGATCTTCTTTGATCTGCATCGGGAAACGCTGGGCGTTCACGAAGCCTCACTGATCAGCCTGGAGAAGGTGCAAACCTTCCTGGTGAACGAAGTGCAGTCGGTGTATCAGTCTCAAGGAATTGAGATCTCCGACAAGCACATTGAGGTGATTGTGCGCCAGATGACCTCCAAGGCGCGGGTTGATGATGGGGGCGACACCACCATGCTGCCGGGTGAACTGGTGGAACTGCACCAGATTCAGCAGGTAAACGAGGCGATGTCGATTACGGGCGGTGCGCCAGCGGAATATACCCCGGTGCTGCTGGGGATTACCAAGGCCTCGCTGAACACCGACAGCTTCATCTCAGCCGCCAGCTTCCAGGAAACGACTCGCGTGTTGACCGAAGCGGCGATCGAGGGCAAGTCGGACTGGTTGCGGGGTCTGAAGGAAAACGTGATCATTGGTCGTCTGATTCCAGCGGGCACGGGTTTCAATGCCTACGAAGAGTCCACTAGCGTTGACCTCGACGCGCTGGATGATATGGGGTTGAATGATGTGGTGCTGGATGACCTGACCGCCCGCAGCTATGACCTAGACAGCGGCTTTGACGTGTTTCCGCCACCGGAAGGTCTGGGAATGCGAGAAGGGACTGAGTTTCCGCGTCCGTCGCACGGCTTTGGTGACGATGCCTTCTCTGGTGTACTCGAAGACGATGAATTGGCCGACGAGTACGCTGACGACGAGGACGACGAGGACGACGAGGACGAAGACTAG
- the rpoB gene encoding DNA-directed RNA polymerase subunit beta yields MTTQATANFTLPDLVEIQRASFRWFLEEGLIEELDSFSPITDYTGKLELHFLGKDYKLKRPKYDVDEAKRRDSTYAVQMYVPTRLINKETGEIKEQEVFIGDLPLMTDRGTFIINGAERVIVNQIVRSPGVYYKAETDKNGRRTYNASLIPNRGAWLKFETDKNDLVWVRIDKTRKLSAQVLLKALGLSDGEIFDALRHPEYFQKTIDKEGQFSEEEALMELYRKLRPGEPPTVSGGQQLLDSRFFDPKRYDLGRVGRYKLNKKLRLSVPETVRVLTPQDILAAIDYLINLEFDIGMVDDIDHLGNRRVRSVGELLQNQVRVGLNRLERIIRERMTVSDADTLTPASLVNPKPLVAAIKEFFGSSQLSQFMDQTNPLAELTHKRRLSALGPGGLTRERAGFAVRDIHPSHYGRICPIETPEGPNAGLIGSLATHARVNPYGFIETPFYEVKEGRVLKEKPPVYMTADEEDDLRVAPGDVSVDENGYIMGEQVPVRYRRDFTTTTPAEVDYVAISPVQIISVATSLIPFLEHDDANRALMGSNMQRQAVPLLRPERPLVGTGLEAQTARDSGMVIVNQFDGEVSYVDANRIRVRGENGKEKEYILQKYQRSNQDTCLNQRPIVNVGDRVVAGQVLADGSAAEGGEIALGQNILVAYMPWEGYNYEDAILISERLVYDDVYTSIHIEKYEIEARQTKLGPEEITREIPNVGEDALRQLDETGIIRIGAWVEAGDILVGKVTPKGESDQPPEEKLLRAIFGEKARDVRDNSLRVPNGEKGRVVDVRVFTREQGDELPPGANMVVRVYVAQKRKIQVGDKMAGRHGNKGIISRILPLEDMPYLPDGRPVDIVLNPLGVPSRMNVGQVFECLLGWAAENLGVRFKMTPFDEMYGQEASRLTTHAKLQEAAEKTGQPWVFNPDNPGKIQVYDGRTGEPFDQPVTVGKAYMLKLVHLVDDKIHARSTGPYSLVTQQPLGGKAQQGGQRFGEMEVWALEAFGSAYILQELLTVKSDDMQGRNEALNAIVKGKAIPRPGTPESFKVLMRELQSLCLDIAAHKLQTQEDGTSRDVEIDLMADVSSRRAPSRPTYESISRDELDDSDE; encoded by the coding sequence ATGACTACACAAGCCACTGCCAACTTTACGCTGCCCGATTTGGTCGAAATCCAGCGTGCAAGCTTCCGCTGGTTCCTGGAAGAAGGACTGATTGAAGAGCTAGACAGCTTTTCTCCTATTACGGATTACACGGGCAAGCTCGAACTTCATTTCTTGGGCAAAGACTATAAGCTGAAACGCCCCAAGTATGACGTAGACGAGGCTAAGCGGCGAGACAGCACCTACGCCGTTCAGATGTATGTGCCCACTCGTCTGATTAATAAAGAAACCGGCGAGATCAAAGAACAGGAAGTTTTTATTGGCGACCTGCCGCTGATGACCGATCGGGGTACGTTTATCATCAACGGGGCCGAGCGCGTCATTGTTAACCAGATCGTTCGCAGCCCTGGCGTTTACTACAAAGCAGAGACAGACAAGAACGGTCGCCGCACCTACAACGCCAGCCTGATCCCCAACCGGGGAGCCTGGTTGAAGTTCGAGACAGATAAAAATGATCTGGTGTGGGTACGCATCGACAAGACCCGCAAGCTCTCTGCTCAGGTATTGCTCAAGGCGCTGGGTCTGAGCGACGGCGAAATTTTCGACGCGCTGCGCCATCCCGAATACTTCCAAAAAACCATCGACAAGGAAGGTCAGTTCAGCGAAGAAGAAGCGCTGATGGAGCTGTATCGAAAGCTGCGTCCGGGCGAACCGCCAACGGTTTCAGGCGGTCAGCAGTTGCTCGACTCCCGCTTCTTTGATCCCAAGCGCTATGACCTGGGCCGCGTCGGCCGCTACAAACTCAACAAAAAGCTGCGGCTGAGCGTACCCGAAACCGTGCGCGTGCTTACACCGCAGGACATTCTGGCGGCGATCGACTATCTGATCAACCTGGAATTTGACATTGGCATGGTGGACGACATCGACCACCTAGGCAACCGCCGGGTGCGATCGGTCGGTGAACTGCTGCAAAATCAGGTGCGCGTCGGCTTGAACCGTCTGGAGCGGATTATCCGAGAGCGGATGACCGTATCGGATGCCGACACGCTGACGCCTGCTTCGCTAGTCAACCCCAAGCCGCTGGTGGCCGCGATCAAAGAGTTCTTTGGCTCCTCCCAGCTTTCCCAATTCATGGATCAGACTAATCCGCTGGCAGAGCTGACCCACAAGCGCCGTCTTAGCGCTTTAGGCCCTGGTGGTCTGACGCGAGAGCGGGCGGGCTTTGCCGTGCGCGACATTCACCCTTCTCACTACGGACGCATCTGTCCCATTGAGACACCAGAAGGCCCAAACGCTGGACTGATCGGCTCTCTGGCAACTCACGCCCGCGTTAATCCCTACGGGTTTATTGAAACGCCGTTTTACGAGGTCAAAGAGGGCCGGGTCTTGAAGGAAAAGCCGCCCGTCTATATGACGGCAGATGAAGAAGATGACCTACGGGTGGCACCGGGGGATGTGTCGGTTGATGAAAACGGCTACATCATGGGCGAGCAGGTGCCTGTGCGCTATCGCCGCGACTTCACCACCACCACACCTGCCGAGGTGGACTATGTGGCGATTTCGCCGGTGCAGATTATCTCGGTGGCGACCTCTCTGATTCCGTTCCTAGAGCATGACGATGCGAACCGCGCTCTGATGGGATCGAACATGCAGCGTCAGGCAGTGCCGCTGCTGCGTCCTGAGCGTCCGCTGGTGGGCACGGGACTGGAAGCCCAGACCGCTCGTGACTCTGGCATGGTGATTGTCAATCAGTTTGACGGCGAGGTGTCCTATGTGGATGCCAACCGCATTCGGGTGCGTGGCGAAAACGGCAAGGAGAAAGAGTACATCCTGCAAAAGTATCAGCGCTCGAATCAGGATACCTGCTTGAATCAGCGCCCGATTGTCAATGTGGGCGATCGCGTGGTGGCGGGTCAGGTTTTGGCGGATGGCTCGGCGGCTGAGGGCGGCGAAATCGCGCTGGGGCAAAATATCCTCGTGGCCTATATGCCCTGGGAAGGCTATAACTACGAAGACGCAATTTTGATTAGCGAGCGCCTGGTCTACGACGACGTATACACTTCAATCCACATCGAAAAGTACGAGATTGAAGCCCGCCAGACGAAGCTGGGCCCGGAAGAAATCACTCGCGAAATTCCCAACGTGGGGGAAGACGCGCTGCGCCAGTTGGACGAAACGGGCATCATCCGGATCGGAGCCTGGGTAGAAGCAGGAGACATTCTGGTGGGCAAAGTGACCCCCAAGGGTGAATCGGATCAGCCGCCCGAAGAGAAGCTGCTGCGGGCCATCTTTGGCGAAAAGGCACGAGACGTGCGAGACAACTCGCTGCGCGTGCCCAACGGCGAGAAGGGCCGCGTGGTGGATGTGCGGGTGTTTACTCGCGAGCAGGGCGACGAACTGCCTCCTGGGGCAAACATGGTGGTGCGCGTCTACGTGGCGCAAAAGCGCAAAATCCAGGTGGGCGACAAGATGGCGGGTCGCCACGGCAACAAGGGGATTATTTCCCGAATTCTGCCGCTGGAGGATATGCCCTACCTGCCCGACGGTCGTCCAGTTGACATTGTGCTGAACCCGCTGGGTGTGCCGTCTCGAATGAACGTGGGTCAGGTGTTTGAGTGTCTCCTGGGCTGGGCGGCCGAAAACTTGGGGGTACGGTTCAAGATGACCCCCTTTGACGAAATGTACGGGCAGGAAGCCTCACGGCTGACCACCCATGCCAAGCTGCAAGAGGCCGCCGAAAAGACTGGACAGCCCTGGGTCTTCAACCCCGATAATCCGGGCAAAATCCAGGTCTACGACGGGCGCACGGGCGAACCCTTTGACCAGCCTGTGACCGTGGGCAAGGCTTACATGCTGAAGCTGGTTCACTTAGTGGACGACAAGATCCACGCCCGCTCTACGGGCCCGTACTCGCTGGTGACGCAGCAGCCTCTAGGCGGCAAGGCGCAGCAGGGCGGTCAGCGGTTTGGCGAGATGGAGGTGTGGGCGCTGGAGGCCTTTGGTTCTGCCTACATTCTGCAAGAGCTGCTGACGGTGAAGTCCGACGATATGCAGGGGCGGAACGAAGCGCTGAACGCCATTGTGAAGGGCAAGGCGATCCCGCGACCGGGTACGCCAGAGTCCTTTAAGGTGCTGATGCGTGAGTTGCAGTCACTCTGTTTGGATATTGCGGCGCACAAGCTGCAAACCCAGGAAGACGGAACCAGTCGCGATGTGGAAATCGACCTGATGGCCGATGTCAGCAGTCGCCGTGCGCCGTCGCGCCCCACCTACGAGTCGATTTCACGAGACGAGCTGGACGACAGCGACGAGTAG
- a CDS encoding TatD family hydrolase, producing MTPLFPLIDTHVHLNFDSFQPDLLEVASAWRAAGVVQLVHSCVEPAEFDAIRAIADQFPEISFAVGLHPLDADRWTATMADEIRTLARSDHRVVAIGEMGLDFYKADNRALQFEVFEAQIRIARALDLPVIIHCRDAAAEMAASLRQIWAVDGPVRGVMHCWSGTPEETDWFLELGFYISFSGIVTFKNASQVQASAQRVPGDRLLVETDCPFLTPVPKRGERRNQPAYVRYVAERVAELRGESLEAIAHQTTQNARRLFRLDVPASDPVWASLDRLPSLSSPRMS from the coding sequence GTGACCCCACTGTTTCCTCTGATCGACACCCACGTTCATCTCAACTTTGACAGCTTTCAGCCTGATTTGCTGGAGGTTGCTTCGGCATGGCGGGCGGCGGGTGTGGTGCAATTGGTTCACTCCTGCGTTGAGCCTGCCGAATTTGACGCAATTCGGGCGATCGCCGATCAGTTTCCAGAGATTTCCTTCGCGGTCGGGTTGCACCCGCTGGATGCCGATCGGTGGACTGCGACGATGGCCGACGAAATTCGCACTCTGGCCCGCTCGGATCATCGAGTCGTAGCGATTGGCGAAATGGGGCTGGATTTTTACAAGGCGGATAATCGGGCGCTTCAGTTTGAGGTGTTCGAGGCTCAGATCCGGATTGCGCGAGCGTTGGACTTGCCGGTCATCATCCACTGCCGGGATGCAGCGGCTGAAATGGCGGCGAGCCTGCGCCAGATTTGGGCGGTGGATGGGCCCGTTCGCGGCGTGATGCACTGCTGGAGCGGCACCCCAGAGGAAACCGACTGGTTTCTAGAATTGGGGTTCTATATCAGCTTTAGCGGCATTGTCACGTTCAAGAACGCAAGCCAGGTACAGGCTTCGGCTCAGCGAGTTCCGGGCGATCGCCTCCTCGTCGAAACCGACTGTCCATTTCTGACCCCCGTTCCCAAGCGGGGCGAACGGCGCAATCAGCCTGCCTATGTCCGCTATGTGGCGGAGCGTGTGGCGGAATTGCGGGGAGAATCCCTGGAGGCGATCGCCCACCAGACAACCCAGAATGCCCGTCGCCTATTCCGGCTCGACGTTCCAGCCTCAGATCCCGTGTGGGCATCTCTGGATCGGCTGCCGTCCCTGTCTTCACCCCGAATGTCCTAG
- the rpsT gene encoding 30S ribosomal protein S20: MANIKSAIKRVQIAERNRLHNKSYKSAVKTLMKRYFTTVNEYAANPTPELEKEVGDRLAAAYSKIDKAVKRGVIHPNTGARRKARLAKALKSQTETAAKA, encoded by the coding sequence GTGGCAAATATTAAGTCTGCGATTAAGCGGGTTCAGATTGCAGAGCGCAACCGACTGCACAATAAATCTTACAAGTCTGCGGTGAAGACCCTGATGAAGCGATATTTCACCACGGTCAATGAATATGCGGCCAATCCAACGCCGGAGCTAGAGAAAGAAGTGGGCGATCGCCTAGCGGCCGCCTACAGCAAAATTGACAAAGCAGTGAAGCGGGGCGTGATTCACCCGAATACCGGGGCACGGCGGAAGGCTCGGCTGGCCAAGGCGCTAAAGTCTCAAACGGAGACAGCCGCCAAAGCTTAG
- the hisD gene encoding histidinol dehydrogenase, producing the protein MLRIINQRSEASTELRRICDRTHDEQILHKEATVQQVLQAVRRQGDRAVLHYAEEFDQVSLKPEELRVSGSELDAAYQQVSKELLDAIRISCKRVEAFHRQRVPKSWVQFEDPEIVLGKRYTPVDRAGLYVPGGQAAYPSTVIMNATPAKVAGVGRIVIATPPRPDKSVNPAILVAAQEAGVQEIYRVGGAQAIAALAYGTDTIPKVDVITGPGNIYVTLAKKLVYGTVGIDSLAGPSEVLIIADHTANPTHVAADMLAQAEHDSLAAAILLTTDATLAHKVVAEVERMLINHPRRLLTEKAIAHYGLVILVDSLAQAAELSNEFAPEHLELQIADPWVLLEKIRHAGAIFLGHSTPEAVGDYLAGPNHTLPTSGAARYASALSVETFIKHSSLIQYSPAALQEMATAVDTLAMAEGLPSHADSVRLRVQKPTSAQEVSGDYPISPEAGF; encoded by the coding sequence ATGCTGCGAATTATCAATCAACGGTCTGAAGCCTCAACGGAGCTGCGGCGAATTTGCGATCGCACCCACGATGAGCAAATCCTCCACAAGGAGGCAACGGTTCAGCAGGTGCTCCAGGCAGTGAGGCGGCAGGGCGATCGCGCTGTTCTACACTACGCCGAAGAGTTTGACCAGGTATCCCTGAAGCCCGAAGAACTGCGAGTCAGCGGCTCCGAGCTAGACGCAGCTTACCAGCAAGTTTCCAAAGAACTGCTTGATGCCATCCGCATTTCCTGCAAGCGGGTAGAGGCCTTTCATCGGCAGCGCGTTCCCAAAAGCTGGGTGCAGTTTGAAGATCCAGAAATCGTCTTAGGCAAGCGCTATACGCCTGTCGATCGGGCGGGGCTGTATGTCCCCGGTGGGCAGGCTGCCTACCCCAGCACGGTGATCATGAATGCGACCCCAGCAAAGGTGGCAGGTGTGGGTCGCATTGTGATCGCCACACCGCCGCGCCCAGATAAAAGCGTGAATCCGGCAATCTTGGTGGCGGCTCAAGAGGCGGGGGTGCAGGAAATCTATCGGGTGGGTGGGGCGCAGGCGATCGCCGCACTGGCCTACGGCACAGACACTATCCCAAAAGTGGACGTAATCACGGGACCGGGGAATATCTACGTCACGCTGGCCAAAAAACTGGTTTATGGAACCGTTGGGATCGACTCCTTGGCGGGGCCGTCGGAGGTGCTAATCATTGCCGACCACACGGCCAATCCCACCCACGTCGCCGCCGATATGCTGGCCCAGGCAGAACATGATTCGCTGGCAGCAGCAATTTTGCTAACGACAGACGCGACCCTGGCCCACAAGGTCGTGGCGGAGGTGGAGCGGATGCTGATCAACCATCCCCGTCGCCTGCTCACCGAAAAGGCGATCGCCCACTACGGTCTTGTGATTTTGGTCGATTCTTTAGCTCAGGCGGCAGAACTTTCCAACGAGTTTGCGCCGGAGCATTTAGAGCTTCAGATTGCCGATCCCTGGGTGCTGCTGGAAAAAATTCGCCACGCCGGAGCCATCTTCCTCGGCCACTCGACCCCCGAAGCCGTAGGCGACTATCTTGCTGGCCCAAACCATACCTTGCCCACCTCTGGCGCGGCTCGCTACGCCTCCGCACTCAGCGTAGAAACCTTTATCAAGCATTCCAGCCTGATTCAGTATTCCCCGGCTGCGCTTCAGGAAATGGCGACAGCGGTTGACACCCTGGCGATGGCCGAGGGACTGCCATCCCACGCCGACTCAGTGCGCCTGCGGGTGCAAAAGCCGACCAGCGCTCAAGAAGTGTCTGGCGATTATCCCATTAGTCCCGAAGCGGGCTTTTAA